The DNA window GCGCGGACCGTCGTTATAGCCAAAGTAGAAGCCGTCGGCTGCCGCGTTCGATGCGCTACCGGCCAGGCCGGCTGCGGCGATCAGTGCCACCGCGAGAGAGGCGGCAAGGGTAGTGAGAAGACGCCTGTGAAGCATGACGCGGCCCTCCTTGGAGCGCGAACCCGCCGATTTTTCCGCCGTCGGGCTATCATGAGGACCTTTCTACACTCAGTCCCTTGAACCGACCCTGAGGTCGGCGTTCATCGGCCATTCAGCTTTTCGGCCGACAGTTCGAGCCGAAAGCATGGACCGATGACAGAAGCCGCTCCTCTCATCATCATGGCGCCCGACCTCGCCGCCGCCGTCACTGAGTGGCGGCGCGGACTGGCCGACCTTCGACGTCTCAGTCCACGGACCGACGAGGCGTACGGCCGTGACGTGGATGACTTCGTCCGCTTTCTGACCGGCCACCTCGGCGCGCCACCAACCATTGCCGACCTCAGCCGGCTTTCGCCAGCCGACTATCGCGCCTTTCTCGCTCGCAGGCGACGCGATGGCCTCGCGGCGCCAAGCCTTGCTCGCAGCCTCTCAGGCATCCGCTCGCTGATTCGCTTCCTTGAAAAGCGAGGGGAGACGACCAGCGCCGCTGTCGCCGCCGTCGGGGCGCCGAAGGCACCACGCCGCCTGCCAAGGCCGCTTGGCATCGCCGATGCCCTATCGGTCGTAGCCGACGCCGGCACTCTCGCTGAGGAGCCCTGGGTCGCTGCCCGAGACAGCGCGGTGCTGGCTCTGCTCTATGGCGCCGGTCTGCGCATTTCCGAGGCTCTGGCGCTGACTGCCGCCGAGGCGCCATCCGAGGCAGGCGGAGCCCTGCGTGTTACCGGCAAGGGCGGCAAGACGCGTCTTGTGCCAGTGTTGCCGGCGGTCGGGCGCGCAGTCGCCGCCTATGTTCGGCTGGCGCCTTTCCGCCTTGCGCCGGACGAGCCCCTGTTCCGTGGTGTAAAGGGCGGACCGCTGTCGCCCCGCATCATCCAGCTTGCCCTTCAGCGGCTACGTGGCGCACTTGGTCTCCCCGAGACGGCGACGCCGCACGCGCTTCGACATTCCTTCGCTACACATCTTCTGGGCTCCGGCGGCGACCTCCGCACCATTCAGGAGCTCCTTGGCCATGCCAATCTGTCGACGACCCAGGTTTATACATCTGTCGATGCTGAACGGCTGGTGGCCGCCTGGAAGGGGGCGCATCCGCGCGCCTGAGACCGTGATCGTTTCGTCAGCTGGCTTTCCTCGCTCTGCCGAATGGCTTAAGGCTTGCCGCCTCACCAATCTGCCGGGAGCCCTCCGGGCCGCTGCCTCTTGAAAACCTCTTCCGCTCCCTCAGCCAGTCCGCTCTGGATCGGCTATGGATTTGCTGCCCTAGGCGCCGTGCTCTTTGCCGCCAAAGGTATCCTTATCAAGCTCGCCTTCGCCGAGGGCGTGGATACGGTGACGCTGCTCGCTCTCCGGATGGGCCTTTCCGTGCCCATCTACGTCGCCGTCGGCTTCATCGCCTATACCCGAAAGCGCCAAATAGCGGTTCCAATGCCTGCCTATATCAAGGCGCTGCTGATCGGGATGATCGGCTATTGGTTCTCGTCCTATGCGGACTTCAAGGGCCTCGAAACCCTGACACCGCAATTCGAACGCCTGATTCTTTTCACGTATCCGCTGTTCGTATTGCTGCTCGGCGCGGTCTTGTTCCGCGTGCCGTTGCGCTGGAAGCCGATCACAGCCTTCGGCATCGCCTATCTTGGTCTCGCCGTCGTTTTTCTTGCCGATTTTGAGACAAGCGGTGGCGATATCGTCGTCGGCACCCTCTGGGTGCTGGCCGCTGCCGTCTCCTTTGCGCTCTACCAACTGCTCGCTGGCGGCAGCATCGCCATCCTGGGGGCGCCGCTTTTCACCTCCGTCGCGATGACTGGCGCGGCGGCGGTGGTGCTTTTGATGTTTCTGGCGACCCACCCGCTGTCGGCGCTCTTGGTGTCCGGGCGAGCCTTTGCGCTCGCGGTGACGCTGGCCATCGGCGCGACGGTGCTGCCGAGCTTCCTGATGAGCGCGGCGCTGTCGCGCATTTCGGCCGCCGCCAACTCCACAATTGGCACGCTATCGCCAGTGGTGACGCTGTTTCTCGCCGTACTGATCCTCGGCGAACCGTTGCGCAGCGTCGACCTCCTCGGTACGGCGCTGGTGGTTGGCGGCGTCGGTCTGTTCACGGTGGTCGACCGGCGCCGTCGCTGATCCTTCAGGCGTGGATCGCCCGCTTGTCGACGGCCAGCGCCGCTTCTTTCATCGCTTCCGACAATGTCGGATGGGCGTGGCAGGTCCGAGCGAGATCTTCGGCCGAACCGGAGAACTCCATCAGCACCGCCGCCTCGGCGATCGCCTCGCCAGCGCCCGGCCCAATGATATGGACACCGAGAACCCGATCGGTATCGGCATGTGCCAGTATCTTGACGAAGCCATCGGTCTTCAGAATCGACTTGGCGCGGCCATTGGCAAGGAAGCTGAACTTGCCGACCTTGTAGGGTACCCCGGCGGCCTTCAGGTCTTCCTCAGTCCGGCCGATGGCGGCGACTTCCGGAGAGGTGTAGACCACCGCCGGAATGACATCGTAATTGACGTGCCCCGCCTTGCCGGCCAAGAGCTCGGCGACCGCGATGCCTTCGTCCTCAGCCTTATGGGCAAGCATCGGCCCGGCAATCACGTCGCCGATAGCGTAGATGCCCGGCACGTTCGT is part of the Pleomorphomonas sp. PLEO genome and encodes:
- a CDS encoding DMT family transporter; translated protein: MKTSSAPSASPLWIGYGFAALGAVLFAAKGILIKLAFAEGVDTVTLLALRMGLSVPIYVAVGFIAYTRKRQIAVPMPAYIKALLIGMIGYWFSSYADFKGLETLTPQFERLILFTYPLFVLLLGAVLFRVPLRWKPITAFGIAYLGLAVVFLADFETSGGDIVVGTLWVLAAAVSFALYQLLAGGSIAILGAPLFTSVAMTGAAAVVLLMFLATHPLSALLVSGRAFALAVTLAIGATVLPSFLMSAALSRISAAANSTIGTLSPVVTLFLAVLILGEPLRSVDLLGTALVVGGVGLFTVVDRRRR
- a CDS encoding tyrosine recombinase XerC, yielding MTEAAPLIIMAPDLAAAVTEWRRGLADLRRLSPRTDEAYGRDVDDFVRFLTGHLGAPPTIADLSRLSPADYRAFLARRRRDGLAAPSLARSLSGIRSLIRFLEKRGETTSAAVAAVGAPKAPRRLPRPLGIADALSVVADAGTLAEEPWVAARDSAVLALLYGAGLRISEALALTAAEAPSEAGGALRVTGKGGKTRLVPVLPAVGRAVAAYVRLAPFRLAPDEPLFRGVKGGPLSPRIIQLALQRLRGALGLPETATPHALRHSFATHLLGSGGDLRTIQELLGHANLSTTQVYTSVDAERLVAAWKGAHPRA